The nucleotide sequence TAAGTTTTAACAATTCCGTCTTGAGCTGCAACGCTGAATACGGCAATTACCGACATTAAAAAAGTTATTTTGAGCATTATAGATTTTATGATAATTATATTAAATTACAATTAGATTTAATTCGCAAAAGGAAAATGAGTTTAAAAACCCGTGTAAATTTAATTATTTTGATTGTATTATTTGGTATAAATATATGTCACGGGCAAAATTTTGTCAAAGTTCAAAATTTGAAAAGTGAATTTATTTTAAAAGAGAATAAAGATCAGTACTATAAGACCATCATTGATGAAATCAACCGAACACTTTCGGAAAATGAAATTAAAAGCAGCAAATGGATTTTTGCTTTAGACAACGCACAATCTATTTTTTACGATAGCAGTATTGTTAAAAATGCTGTAGATCGGATTTTAAAATTACCTGTCGATAAAAACGTTAAACTACAAATTTCCGCACTCGAAACTGCATATACATTATACAAGAATGATTTTAATAATTATATAAGCGAGATTGCTAAAAAAACTAATGATCAGACATCATTTGCAATTGCAGTAAATTATTTATTAAATAATAGCGCTAATAAAATAATTGCCTCAATAGAATTTTTAGATACAATTGAGAGAAAATTTGATAATGCTGAAACAAACAGCATTTTAAGAAATGTAAAGTATCACTTAGAAAATATAATTGATCCTAACCAAGAACAAATCCCTTCACTAACAGAATTATTTAATCATAAATATCAAAATGGTAAAACAATAATTTTCTCCGTACACAGAAAAAACAGACATTTCCCGGGGATTACAATTATAAAAAGACCGGACGGCGAGTTTGTAAAAAACAAAGACGGTTCTGTTTTTAATATTCCTCAATTGGCAATTTCATTCTCAAATTTACCGGCATATATTCCCAATGGAAATACGCCACAGGGAGTTTATTCAATTATTGGAACTTACGTTTCATCTACTCAAACAATAGGGCCTACACCCAATATACTTTTAAGAAGTCCGTTCGAAGTTTCTCCTAATATTTTCTACCATAATGAGAATAAAATACAATCTTGGCAAATTGAAGATTATCGGAATTTATTGCCTCAGTCGTGGAAAAATTATTTCCCAATATATCAATCATTTTATGCTGGAGAAATAGGGAGAAAATTAATTATAATGCACGGCTCAACGGATGATCTGTCTCTTTACAAAGATTTACCATATTTTCCTTACACACCTACTAAAGGCTGCTTAAGTTCAAAGGAAATTTGGGATGATCAAAACGGAAAATGTATTGATAGCGATCAAGTGAAATTATTAAACGCATTTTATTCAACTTATAAGAAAAAAGGATTTCTTGTTGTCGTTGAAATTGACGATAAAGAAATGCCGGTCACCATAGATGAAATCGAACAATATATAAATAAAGGTCTCCAAAGATGAAGGATATCTACTGGAGACCTTGGTCAGGGGGTATTACGTATATTATATAGTCCAAAATTGTTGCTTTTTGAATTTTTTTAATACAAAATTTTCAGAAATTTATTTTTGAGTCAATAACCGCAAAAAAAACTTAAATTCTAATTTTTTATTAGTTAAAAATTCAAAAAGAGCAAAATTTGGATTATATATTGAACAACAATGTTGAAAGGAAAAAATGATTATATCTGAAAAAGAAATTTTTACGTATGTTTTCTTTTCGGAGAAATTACCAAAACATAAAATTGATTATATTAAAACCCATGCAAAATTATTTGAAGATGAAATAAGATTCCTCTCAAATATTTTATCAGAAGCTCAATCTAAGATAAACCCCCAAATTTTAGATACAATTAAAGATAAAATCAAGAATTATTCGATTAAGAAAATTTTTCGACTTCAAAAAAAAAACAATAATCAAAAATATGTAAATGGAAGTTTGATTTTAGCCGCCGACAGCGTAAGAAATGAAAATATTCTTTCTACAGAAACTTTAATCGACAAAGATTCAAATTTTATCGCAAAGGTGATTAAAAACTCCGAAGGAAATAAAGTTTACGTTTTCCCAAAGGAAAACTTAGAATTTAATTTCATTGAATTATTTATTTTGCCTTCTGGAGAATCTCATAAAATTTATGAAAACAGCGAACAGATAGTAATTTATTCAAATCAGAGTGTTGATGAAATAATTATTAAACTAAGTCCTTGGAAAATTGAATCAGCTAATTTTAATTCATGGAATTGATGCTGAAATAAATTTACATTCTTTTAATTTGCTAACAATTGTGTATTTATCTAAAATGGATGGTTTTAAAAATGACTCTCCTTTTTTAAATTCCATCCATTTGTCTAAAAATTTAACAATAATCTTTCCTTCTAGAACAAGACAAATTTCCGGCAAATTATTTTTTGAAGAATAACTTTTAAATTCAGAATTCAGCGTAACTCTTTTAATTTCAAATTCGTCAGCAGATGTTTTATATAAAGTGATATTTTTTTTATGAACAATCTTAACTTTTGTTTTGCTTAAGTCAGTATCTAATATTTTTAATAAGGTTTCATTATCTTTGAATTTATTTGTCAAACCCGCTCTAACAACATTATCGGAATTTGCCATACATTCAATAATATTTCCGCTAAGATATGCGTGCGGAATTCCTGCAGGTGTAAATATTGCTTTGTCTTTACCAAGATCAATAAAATTAAATAATAACAAAGATATTAAACCGACATCAATTCCGTAATTATCAAATTCAGATAAAAATTTTATTTCACTTTTACTCTTTGATTTTTTTGCGGTAATTGTATTTATTAATCCTTCAATTACATTTTTCAAAATTGAAGGCTCTGAACTCATTATTTGTTTATAAATTTCCTTATCTAATTTTATTGATAAATCATTTGAATTGATCTTTTTAACTAATTTCTGATTTAACAATTCATATAAAACAGGATATTCGTCAAAACATTTTTTAATTTGCTTAATATTTTTTAATCCAACTATCGCGTTTAGTTTATCAATTGCAATTGCTATTTCAGGTTTATGATTATCATCAGGATAATTTATTGGATCATTTTTATGCAGAATTTTCGCAGTACTTTTATTCGGATGCGCTTGAATGGATAATGCATTATCAATTGATAATATTTTTAAAAGAAACGGCAATTTCTTTTTAAATTTTTTCGATATTTCTTTTCCAAGAATCTCAATCGGGAATTCTTCAATAATTTTATTCAATTCATATTTTGAATTTTCAATAATAATTTCAGACGGACTTTTCGGATGAGCGCCAATCCACAATTCAGCATAAGGAACATTTTGCTCTGCTTTTATTCCCAATAACTTTGGAATAAAAGCGTTTTTGTTTTTTGTTCCCCAATCATAGTTTTGAATTTTTGGAATCAGTCTGTAAGGTTTTGCAGTAATCATAATTTATTTTTTACAAAATGAATAAAATATTAAATGAAATTTAATTAATTATTTTATCCTTGAAAAATATTTATTAAATAAATTATTATTATTTCTTCAGACATATGTCAATTATTACCGGCATATGGTCCGAAGGATATTTGCCATCAGTCTTGTCTCCGATTACAGCATGATGTAAAACATCAATTTTATCTGATACAAAAATGAAGTCGATTTTTTCCCTGCCTGTCAGGTCGTTTTCAAATCCGTTAAACGTTATATCTGTTCCGTATCTAAATTGAGATTTGTTTTCAGAGTCGCTAATAATTCCAGATTCGTTTATTATTTTATAACCTTCAAATTCTTTTGAAAAATTAAAATCGCCCATTAAAATAGATGGAAGTCCGTTTGATAAATTTTTTATTTTATTTACAATTAATTTTGCGCTTTCAACTCTTGCAACAATTCCCATATGATCAAAATGCGTGCACGCGACAAACAACGATTCTTTATTAATTTTATTTTTTACAACTGCCCAGCTTACAATTCTATTTAGGCTTGCGTCCCAACCTTTCGAAGGGACATCAGGATTTTCTGATAGCCAAAAAGTCCCGCTATTTAAAACTTCAAATTTATTTGAAATAAATAATGTGCTGAACTCACCTTCATTTTTTCCGTCATCTCTTCCAACGCCAATTTGCTGATAATCTGAAAATTCTGTTTTCAAATATTCAACTTGTTCCAATAAAGCTTCTTGTACTCCAAAAATATCGGGACTATGGAATCTAATCATTTCAGCAACATTTGGTTTTCTTACTTCCCATTCTTCACCCGGATTATTATTAGCGTATCTAATATTATAAGTCATTATTCTAAATTGTGAATTCTGTGCTGCTAAATTTGAAACAAAAAATAGAATTACAAATATTAAGAAATTTTTTTTCATTATTATACCATTGAATTTTAGAAAGTAGGTTTAATCATACTTTATAAATTTAGGCATTTATTTACTTCAGTAAAATCATTTTTTTAATTTTAACAAAATCCCCTGATTTTAATTTATAATAATAAATACCTGAGACCAATTTTGAATTGCTGAATTCAATTTCATGAACGCCTGAATTTAAAGTTGAATTTAATAGTACTTCCACCTTTTCGCCTATCACATTATAAATATCTAAGGTCACTTCAGCCTTTTTCGGCAAAGTAAATCTAATTTTTGTGGATGGATTAAACGGATTGGGATAATTTTGGAATAATTCAAATTTTACAGGAATTTCTTCTTTCTCTTCAATTACCGAAGTTATAAAATTACTGTTTTGTTTTCCCGGCGTTCCATTCCCATTTGAACTTCTCCAATTAGAATATTTACTATTATCAAAACCGGGGTTTAATAATTCCAAAGTGCTTCCGGAGCCGTCGGGGATTGTTGTCCATGGACTTTCATCATCATATCTAACGCTGTCAATCAATTCATTATTGTTATCGTAAAGCCTTAAAAGTTCTCCGCCATTACTTATATTAAAATTAAAATTTCCTACAATTTTATTTACATCGCTAAAATATTTTAAAAATTCTGTTGTGTCATTTGATATCACCAAATAATCTTTCGGCTGTATTATTGTATTTTCCGGAATTTCAAATCTGTTAGTATCAATTTCATCACTAAATATCCAATTGCTTATATCAATTTGCTGATCTGAATTATTAAACAGCTCAATCCAATCTTTAGTGTCGAATTCACTATTTGAATTATAGTTTATTTCATTTATTACAATATCTTTGAAATCGGATTTTTTTTGAAATTTAGCATGCAAATTTAAAGTGCCTCCAACATAAATTTCTATACTGTCGGATGTAGATTCAACCGAACCTTCCCAACCGACAAATTCATAACCTGGATTTGGAATAGCTATAAGATCAATATTTGTTCCTTTAAAGTAGCTTCCGTACCATGATTTTTTTTCAATAATCAAAGAATTTATTTTAACTTTGCCTGCGGAAATATCATTGTTCTCAATTACAACTATATTCATTCCGGTAAGTTTAAAGTAATCTTCAAAATATTGTTTTAAATTAGATACCCGTAAATCGGCAAAATTATTCATTGACTCAATATTATATTCCCAATAGGATGAATCAATTTCATTCCATTTTTCAATATGGTCCGGAATTTCGGGTCTAATTCTGTTTGCAAGATTACCTAAAATATTTTTTATATTTTCAGGTACAAATACTGAATTACATAAATCGGCAAAACGATTAATAAATTTTTTCTTAAATAAATTGTTTTCCAAAAGTTTTCTTAAGTTAAGAGTTGACCAAGGCGGGTTAGGCCAATCCGGTCCGGAAGGCTCCGTAGCAAATTTTAACGTATTGTGCTTATAACTTTCAATAAATCCAAATCCGAAATCGGTATCAAAAATTATCCAGCGCCATTTCGGGTGTTGAGTTCTGGACCGCCAAAATTTATTATTATTTCCGGGCCAATCTGTATTTGCTATATAAATTTGCATTAGATTGTAATCAATAAAACTCGGGATATCAATCTGATCTTCTACAACTTTATAATTAGCGTCATTAACTAAGCTATGAGTATTGAGAAATTCTGTAAGTGCAATATAGCTTTCGTTATCGCCGTCAACTATTGCCCCTTCCAATTCCAATAAATCTATCGAACTTTTATCGTAATTATAATGAGATTCAAAATAACTTAAATTAACTTTTTCTCTTATATTATGAATTCCCCAATATTCTCCATTTAAATAAAGAACAGAAGGCGTGTAAGCTAAGTTATCAATATCTAAATTATTTGCAATTGTGTGAATAAATCCATCGCGCAATAAAGAACCGGTCCAATCATTTCCGGAATTTCTGAAAATCAACGATTCAAATTTATCTATTGTGCGGTTGTCGAAAAATTTATAGTCAAAGGGATTATTCCCAACCGCAAACACTGCCAATGATTTTTGAGCATTTGCTCTACTCCAATTTCCATAAATCTTTACGTCTGCATCCCAATTCTTAATTATATTATTATCAATTTCAAAAAATTCAAATGATACGGGACGCGACCAATCCTGCCAATAATTTGCGCCAAAATGCGGTATTGCAGATTCGGCATTTGGACCTAACACATAAATTCCATAATTATAATCCCACAAATTGTACGGATCTGTTGAAATGGAAATTACGGGAAGGTATTCGCTTTTGTTTACAAAATAAGTTTGCGTTAAAGTTTTGCTTGGAAGAAAATTACTCTGAAATGATTTTAACCTCAAAACTTTAGTATTATTTAAAACTAAATTTTTTGTAAACAGATTTGAATTTATAGTTGGCTCCGACCCATCCAAAGTATAATAAGTTTTTGCATCGGGATTTGGGTCAATTATATTCAGAGTAATGGAGTTTTCATAAAATCCTGCTGGAAAATTAAGGCTTGGTATTTCGAGCTTTCCAATAAATCCATCATTTCTATTACTACTTCCTGGAGTAGGTATACTAAACAAAAGCCAATTTTTTCCTTCATTTTGCCTGCCGAAAGAAATATCACTTTCAATATTATTTAATTTAACGGAATCAATAATTTCGCCGGAGATATTGCTTAGAAATAATGTTTCATTGCCAGAATCAAGTTTAAAATTTGTATGCAGAGTCGGAATTGCATGCTTAACTTCTTCAACAATATTGGTTTCAGAATCGCTTATTTTATAACCGATAGTAAGATACGGAATAGCGGTAAGATCGCTTGAATTAATTCCGAAATTATTTATTTGTACTGAAAGTATATTGTTTCCCTCAATCAAAATATTTTCCAAATCATCTACATAATATGAATCTAATTTTTGACCTTGAATTAATTTTGGTTCAACAGAAAAATCAGCATCTCTATTAAACACAATAAATTCACCTTTTAAGCCCAAGTTGGCTCTTGCTATTTCAATACCATTTAAATACGCCACAAAGCCATCGTCATAGTCAATATTAAAAAGCATTTGAGCAATATTGTTTTTATCCGAGATATTAAAATTCTTTCTTATATAAATCGAATTAACATTTTGAATAACTGTATTATCGTCATCATCCCCATAGCCAATACCGCTTTTACCAATATTCCATCCTACATCATTAAATGTTATATCTTTCCAGCCTGATGGAGGTTCTTTTATTCCAAGAAAATATTTCCAATAGTCACCTTTTTTTATTATTGTTTCCCAAGATGACGAAATAGATTTAATATTCTTACCGGAAGCGTTAACAATTAAAAAGCTATTACCATTTAATGTTAATGAAGGCAATACCCATTTCTGCAACTCTAATTTATTATCTGATAACGCATAGCCTTCAAGATTTATAACTTCTGAACTGTTATTATATAATTCTATCCAATCCGGCGTGTCACCGTATTCATCAAAATAAGTTTTAGAGTTTGAAGTCATAACTTCATTAATTAGGATATTTTGCCCGTTAGTTATATCGGATATGTTTAAAGCAAGAATGAATAAAAAGGAAGAATAATATTTCAACTAACCCCCGGCAAAATATTTAATTTTAAAAAAATAGTGAACCATTTTTTAGTTCACTATTATAAGCTGAATAAAATTAAAAAATTTAGTTTTCTATTTTTTGATACACTCTTACATAATCGACTTCCATAGAAGCTGGAAATGCATCCGGATCAATTCCTTGAACACCGCCCCAATTACCGCCGACAGCCAAATTTAAGATCAAATGAAACCTTTTATCAAAAGGCCATTTCTCCCAGCCGCTATTTTCATTTGAAAATGAAAAATATTTCTGGTCATCAATAAAAAAATCAATTTTTTCAGCTGACCAATCAATTGAATATTTTACAAATTCGGTTGTGGCATTTGGAATTTTAAGTGTCTTTGTTTTTTGAGTTCCAATTACATGATTGTAAGCTTTAGTATGGACAGATCCGTGAATAACATTTGGGTCGTAACCGACGTGTTCCATTATATCAATTTCACCGCTTTCCGGCCATCCGCCGTATTCCCAATCAGTCGAAAGCATCCAAATCGCAGGCCAGGTTCCTTTTCCAGTTGGTACTTTAGCGTAAACATCTATTCTGCCATATTTCCAATCGCCTTTATACTTGGTTCTTAATCTTGCTGAAGTAAAATCTCTTGTACCTCCCGCGCTCGTATACTGTTCTTTAACGGCAGTTATAACCAATTTGCCGTTTTTAATAGAAGAGTTCTGTGATCTTGCGGTATAATACTGAAGTTCATTATTTCCGCCGCCATCAGCATTAACTTCGTATTCCCATTTTGATAAATCTATTTCGGAACCATTAAATTCATCGATCCACACAAGTTTATAACCATCTATTTGCGGAATTGAATTATCATTTTTAGGATCGTTTCCAGAATCGGAACAATTGAGAAACGAAAATAGCAATAGTATATTTAATAATGTCATCATTTTAAATTTCATTTTAATTACCAAAAAATTGCATAAAGCAATGCTAAAATTAAACAGATTGTATATGCAAAAATATTGAAAGTTTTATCTGTTGTAAATATTTTAGCTGTTAAATTGAATCCCTTTACATCATCTACATTTTCATTTGTAGCTAAGCTAATCATTCCTGAAATTACAATTGTAATTATAAAAGTATATAACATTTGATCCATAAACGGCAACTGAATTGCAGGCATCTTTAACGCCAACGCTACTGGAATTGAAAGTATTGCACCCCAAATAGCTCCGCGCGTTGTCACTTTTTTCCAGAATAACCCCATCATTGAAACAGCTAAAATACCTGGACTAACTAAACCGGTATATTCCTGAATATACTGAAAAACTTGCGGCAAGCTTTTTAAAAACGGCGCTACTAACAATGCAATTACCAACGCTCCGGCCGCGGTTAATCGTCCAACAGTTACAAGATTTTTCTCGCTTGATGTCTTATTGATATATGGTTTATAAATATCCATAGTAAAAATTGTAGCAGTAGAATTTAACATTGACGCGAGAGAGGAAACAATAGCGGCAGTCAAAGCGGCAATAACAATTCCTTTTAATCCACTTGGTACAAACATGCTTACTAACCATGGATATGCTTTATCATAATTAAGTGATCCGTCAGCTTTTAGGAAAGCTTCTTTTGCTCCTTGAATGAGTGCAGTACCATCAGGCTGTGAAAACATTACAAATGCAACAATTCCCGGAACAACAACAATAAGAGGAATAATAAGTTTTAAAAATGCCGCAAATGCAATACCTTTTTGTGCTTCTTTTAATGATTTTGCGGCAAGTGTTCTTTGAATAATATACTGGTTAAATCCCCAATAATATAAATTTGCAATCCACATTCCGCCAATTAGTACTGCAATTCCAGGAAGATTATTAAATTCCGGATTATCTTTCGATAAGATCATGTGAAATTTATCTCCCGCGGTATTGTAAATATGAGATAATCCATTAAAAATTCCGCCTTGGGGAGTAACATAATCCAACGCTATAACAGTGGTTATAATTCCGCCAAGAATTAATAAAATAACTTGAACTACATCTGTCCAGGCAACCGCAGATAAACCACCGTATAATGAATATGCAGCAGCTAAAACTCCGAGTCCAATCATTGCAGGGACAAGTAATGAACCATCTCCGGTTCCCATAACGGTATCAAGCGCCTTTGCGCCAAGAAACATAACTGTAGTAAGATTTACAAATACAAATAAGAAAATCCAGAAGATTGCCAAAATTGTTTTAAGAGTTGTATTAAACCTTTGTTCAATAAATTCAGGTATTGTATAAATCTTTTTTTCAATGAATATTGGAAGAAAAAACTTACCAACAATAAGTAAAGTTAATGCGGCCATCCATTCATAAGAAGCAATGGCCAAACCGCCTGCAAATCCGGAACCGGACATTCCAATTATCTGTTCAGCGGAAATATTAGCCGCAATCAACGATGAACCGATTGCCCACCAAGTTAAAGTGTTGCCGGCTAAAAAATAATCATTGGAATTTTTTTCATGTCCTTTCTTTGTTCTTGAAACAAATAAACCTAAAGAAACAATTCCAATTATGTAAACACCAAATATCACATAATCTAAGCTAGTAAAGTTCAAATTTGGTTCTCCTTAAATTAAGTACTATAAATTATTTTTTATAATTCAATCCGAATCCATAAGCGAATAACGGATCATATTTTTCATCGCCAATATTAATTGGAAGCTGGTCAATGCTTTTAGGCCAAGTAAAAGAAAGTTTACCTGTAAAATCTGCATCGCCGAATAAAACATCAGCTATTCCTTGTCCTTCGGATCCAGGCAGCCAGGCGGCAACAAAAGCGTCGGCTTTTTCTAAAGTATTACCAATTATTAATGGTCTGCCGGAAAGTAAAACTACAACCATAGGTTTTTTGGATGCTTTTACTTTTGCGATAGTTTTAATATCTTCATCTTTTAAATCTAATTTAGGATCATCTCCAAAACCTTCTGCATAAGGATTTTCTCCAACAACAACAATAACGATATCGGCTTTTTCCGCGCCGCTTCCATCAACTGTAGTAAACACATTGGAATTTTTATCAACTGTATTTTTAACTGCGTTGAATATACTAGTTCCGCCTTTAACTACTTCACCATTATTTCCCTGCCAAGAAATTGTCCATCCGCCGCATTGCATTCCTATGTTATCAGCGCCTCTTCCTGTTACTAAAATGTTTTTTACATTTTTTGAAATTGGGAGAACATTATTATCATTTTTTAATAAAACTAAAGATTGCTGAACAGCTTTACGCGCAACTTCTCTATTTTCTTTTGAACCAACTTTATCCGTAAAGTTATTTTTTAGTTTCGCTTTGTTGAATAAATCAAAATTAAATTTTGCTCTTAAAATTCTTGTAACCGCATCGTCAATTCTACTGACAGGCACTTTACCTTCATTAACCAATTCTTTAAGATAAGTAATAAAATCCAAATAAGTATTTATTGTTTGTCCGTTATCTCCTATCTTCCCTTGTTGAGCAGGTCCATTTGGAATCATTATCATATCTAAACCGGCGTTAATAGATTTTTCAATATCGCTTTTATAATCGCCTTCAAGCTGATCGATAGCAGCCCAATCTGAAACAATAAATCCTTTATAATTTAATTCGCCTTTCAATAAGTCGGTGATCAAATATTTGTTTTCGTGCATTTTTTTACCATTCCAACTGCTGTATGATATCATAATTGAAGCGGTATTTTCTTTCATTGCCGCAACATAACCTTGTAAATGGATTTTTCTTAAAGTCGGTTCATCAACTTCTGTATTCCCCTGATCTTTACCGTTAGTAGTTCCGCCGTCACCCATAAAATGTTTTGTACAAGACATTACCGCTTCAGCTGATGCAAGATTTTCATTTTCAAATCCTTTAACAGCAGCAGCGCCAAGCTGTGCAACTAATTCAGGATCTTCACTAAAACTTTCATAAGTTCTTCCCCATCTTTCGTCTCTTACTACTGCAACGCATGGCGCAAACGTCCAATGAATTTTAGTGGCTGATATTTCCTGTGCGGCAGTTTTTGCGACAAGTTCTATCAATTCAGGATTTCTTGTACAGCCTAATCCAATATTGTGAGGAAAGATTGTCGCGTTATTTGCATTGTTGTGACCGTGAACTGCATCGATGCCTAAAATGATTGGAATTCCCAATCTTGATTTTAGTGAGCAATCAATTAAACTATCTGCAACTTTTGACCAGCCAAGTGCTGATATATCCGAAATTTCAGAATTACCGCCCCAAAGTACTGAGCCGATAGCATATTTAGTAATATCATTATAATCCGTTAATGCGTTTTGATCAACTTGCGTCATCTGTCCAATTTTTTCATCAAGAGTCATTTGTGCCAGCAGTTCTTGCACTTTTTCGTCAACACTTAAATCTTTCTGTTTAGTAGATTCATCATTTTTTGAACAGCTTAAGATTAGAAATAATAAAAAGAAAACGATAATTAAGTTATTTTTTTTCATCAATTAGTCTCAATAATATTTTCAAAATTTAAAAAATAGTTTATTAACTTTTTTTGCTGAAGCAATTTATTTGTCATATTGTAAATTTATTTTAGATAAAGCATTTTTTTTATTGAAGAAAATTTGTTCGAAGAAACTTGATATAAATAGACCCCGGAATTTACTTGTACACCATTTTTATTTCGACCATCCCATCTTAGTTTGTTGTTTCCATTAAGTGATTTGAAATTTTGAGAATAAATTTCTTTGCCCAAAACATCAAAAATTCTAAAAGAAAAAATGTCCTGAACTTCAGAAGCAAAATTGATAATTGTTTCACCGTTAAATGGATTGGGATAATTTTGATCTAATTGGAATAAATTATAATTCAGAACTTTTTTTTTACTTTCGATATCCGTAGTGATTTTCTCAATTTGTATTCCGCTTAAAATTGTATAATCAAGCTCGGCACTGAAATTAAATTCAAGTACACCATCCGAAACTTCAATATTATCTGCTTTAATTTCGTAAGCGGCGTTTTTAGGTACGTGACTTAAAATATCAAAATTATTTTCAAGGAGTATTCCTTCCGCATGAACGTCAAATATTCTTTTACCAATTGTATCAAATCTTTTTTCTGCAAATAAAAGTTTGGCGTTATAAAATCCATTTGGAACTCTAACTTTATAACTTACAATTCCATTTCTGTCAGATCTGTAAATTTGATCCAATTCCGTTAAACTTATAGATGCTGTAAACGCTGATTCATTTCCTTCTGTGTATCCATATTCATTATTTAACATCCATTCTTGATCTGCTAGAAAACCAAGCTGATCTTCTGCGCCAACATTAATTTTTATTGGAAACTGCAGCTCATTTGCAACAGAAAACGAAATTAATTTGCCTGCCATTGTATTTGGAACCGGAGCAAGATCTTTTACATTAAGCGCAATTATGTTATAGGTTTTACTTGTATCCAATTCCGAAACGGTAAGTCTTACGGTTTGACCATCATTCAGCAATTCAGCATTCTCAACAGTAACTCCTGTAATTGTG is from Ignavibacteriota bacterium and encodes:
- the manA gene encoding mannose-6-phosphate isomerase, class I encodes the protein MITAKPYRLIPKIQNYDWGTKNKNAFIPKLLGIKAEQNVPYAELWIGAHPKSPSEIIIENSKYELNKIIEEFPIEILGKEISKKFKKKLPFLLKILSIDNALSIQAHPNKSTAKILHKNDPINYPDDNHKPEIAIAIDKLNAIVGLKNIKQIKKCFDEYPVLYELLNQKLVKKINSNDLSIKLDKEIYKQIMSSEPSILKNVIEGLINTITAKKSKSKSEIKFLSEFDNYGIDVGLISLLLFNFIDLGKDKAIFTPAGIPHAYLSGNIIECMANSDNVVRAGLTNKFKDNETLLKILDTDLSKTKVKIVHKKNITLYKTSADEFEIKRVTLNSEFKSYSSKNNLPEICLVLEGKIIVKFLDKWMEFKKGESFLKPSILDKYTIVSKLKECKFISASIP
- a CDS encoding endonuclease/exonuclease/phosphatase family protein; this translates as MKKNFLIFVILFFVSNLAAQNSQFRIMTYNIRYANNNPGEEWEVRKPNVAEMIRFHSPDIFGVQEALLEQVEYLKTEFSDYQQIGVGRDDGKNEGEFSTLFISNKFEVLNSGTFWLSENPDVPSKGWDASLNRIVSWAVVKNKINKESLFVACTHFDHMGIVARVESAKLIVNKIKNLSNGLPSILMGDFNFSKEFEGYKIINESGIISDSENKSQFRYGTDITFNGFENDLTGREKIDFIFVSDKIDVLHHAVIGDKTDGKYPSDHMPVIIDICLKK
- a CDS encoding CotH kinase family protein, which produces MKYYSSFLFILALNISDITNGQNILINEVMTSNSKTYFDEYGDTPDWIELYNNSSEVINLEGYALSDNKLELQKWVLPSLTLNGNSFLIVNASGKNIKSISSSWETIIKKGDYWKYFLGIKEPPSGWKDITFNDVGWNIGKSGIGYGDDDDNTVIQNVNSIYIRKNFNISDKNNIAQMLFNIDYDDGFVAYLNGIEIARANLGLKGEFIVFNRDADFSVEPKLIQGQKLDSYYVDDLENILIEGNNILSVQINNFGINSSDLTAIPYLTIGYKISDSETNIVEEVKHAIPTLHTNFKLDSGNETLFLSNISGEIIDSVKLNNIESDISFGRQNEGKNWLLFSIPTPGSSNRNDGFIGKLEIPSLNFPAGFYENSITLNIIDPNPDAKTYYTLDGSEPTINSNLFTKNLVLNNTKVLRLKSFQSNFLPSKTLTQTYFVNKSEYLPVISISTDPYNLWDYNYGIYVLGPNAESAIPHFGANYWQDWSRPVSFEFFEIDNNIIKNWDADVKIYGNWSRANAQKSLAVFAVGNNPFDYKFFDNRTIDKFESLIFRNSGNDWTGSLLRDGFIHTIANNLDIDNLAYTPSVLYLNGEYWGIHNIREKVNLSYFESHYNYDKSSIDLLELEGAIVDGDNESYIALTEFLNTHSLVNDANYKVVEDQIDIPSFIDYNLMQIYIANTDWPGNNNKFWRSRTQHPKWRWIIFDTDFGFGFIESYKHNTLKFATEPSGPDWPNPPWSTLNLRKLLENNLFKKKFINRFADLCNSVFVPENIKNILGNLANRIRPEIPDHIEKWNEIDSSYWEYNIESMNNFADLRVSNLKQYFEDYFKLTGMNIVVIENNDISAGKVKINSLIIEKKSWYGSYFKGTNIDLIAIPNPGYEFVGWEGSVESTSDSIEIYVGGTLNLHAKFQKKSDFKDIVINEINYNSNSEFDTKDWIELFNNSDQQIDISNWIFSDEIDTNRFEIPENTIIQPKDYLVISNDTTEFLKYFSDVNKIVGNFNFNISNGGELLRLYDNNNELIDSVRYDDESPWTTIPDGSGSTLELLNPGFDNSKYSNWRSSNGNGTPGKQNSNFITSVIEEKEEIPVKFELFQNYPNPFNPSTKIRFTLPKKAEVTLDIYNVIGEKVEVLLNSTLNSGVHEIEFSNSKLVSGIYYYKLKSGDFVKIKKMILLK
- a CDS encoding glycoside hydrolase family 16 protein: MKFKMMTLLNILLLFSFLNCSDSGNDPKNDNSIPQIDGYKLVWIDEFNGSEIDLSKWEYEVNADGGGNNELQYYTARSQNSSIKNGKLVITAVKEQYTSAGGTRDFTSARLRTKYKGDWKYGRIDVYAKVPTGKGTWPAIWMLSTDWEYGGWPESGEIDIMEHVGYDPNVIHGSVHTKAYNHVIGTQKTKTLKIPNATTEFVKYSIDWSAEKIDFFIDDQKYFSFSNENSGWEKWPFDKRFHLILNLAVGGNWGGVQGIDPDAFPASMEVDYVRVYQKIEN